The Sporanaerobacter acetigenes DSM 13106 genome includes a window with the following:
- a CDS encoding nucleotidyltransferase: MKVIGLITEYNPFHYGHLYHLKKAKEITNSDFSIAVMSGSFVQRGEPSLVDKWTKAKMAIDNGIDLVLELPTIYAVQSAELFAYGGIKLLDSLNIVDYLCFGSEEGNIESLKKIAEILVDEPKNFKIKLKYYLDKGNSFPVSRSMAIDEYFKNDTNINLNPASIMNSPNNILGIEYLKALYKYNIDIVPITIKRIGSEYKEEQLNNKIASATAIRKKALKNNLSDLKSYIPSNTYNHLVNYLSQYSSLNALENYSQILLYLLRTTDKKYLSKIMDMEDGLENRLIQYSFKYNDINQVIDNIVTKRYTRTRIQRILAHLMLNLDKPTFLRLNNVYPKYIRALGMNKNGMKLLKEIKNNTTIPIINKFSDYKKYHDSMLEEMIHYDKLATDLFFLGLHDEKNRYGNKDFTTSPYIKTQG; encoded by the coding sequence ATGAAAGTTATTGGCTTAATTACTGAATACAATCCTTTTCACTACGGACATCTATATCATTTGAAAAAAGCAAAAGAAATCACAAATTCTGATTTTTCAATAGCTGTGATGAGCGGCTCTTTTGTTCAAAGAGGTGAGCCTTCCCTTGTAGACAAATGGACAAAAGCAAAAATGGCTATAGACAATGGAATAGACTTGGTGCTAGAATTGCCTACTATATATGCAGTACAAAGTGCAGAACTATTTGCCTATGGTGGTATAAAACTCTTAGATAGCTTGAATATTGTAGATTATCTTTGTTTTGGGAGTGAAGAGGGAAATATAGAATCTTTAAAGAAAATTGCCGAAATTTTAGTAGATGAGCCTAAAAATTTTAAGATAAAGCTTAAATATTATTTAGATAAGGGCAATTCATTTCCTGTTTCCAGGAGCATGGCTATTGACGAATATTTTAAAAATGATACTAATATAAATTTAAATCCAGCATCAATAATGAATTCTCCAAACAACATATTAGGAATAGAATATTTAAAGGCTCTTTACAAATACAATATTGACATAGTACCCATAACAATTAAAAGAATCGGTAGTGAATATAAAGAAGAGCAATTAAATAATAAAATAGCAAGTGCTACTGCCATAAGGAAAAAAGCATTAAAAAACAATTTGAGCGATTTAAAAAGCTATATTCCTTCTAACACTTATAATCATCTTGTGAATTATCTATCTCAATATAGTTCTTTAAATGCTTTGGAAAACTATTCCCAAATACTTCTATACCTTTTAAGAACTACTGATAAAAAATATTTGTCAAAAATAATGGATATGGAAGATGGATTAGAAAACAGACTTATACAATATAGTTTTAAATACAATGACATAAATCAAGTAATTGATAATATAGTTACAAAAAGGTATACAAGAACAAGAATCCAAAGAATACTTGCTCATTTAATGCTAAACTTAGATAAACCCACTTTTTTAAGACTAAACAATGTATATCCAAAATATATAAGAGCTCTAGGCATGAATAAAAATGGTATGAAATTGTTAAAAGAAATAAAAAATAATACAACAATCCCCATTATAAATAAATTTAGCGATTACAAGAAATACCATGATTCTATGCTAGAAGAAATGATTCATTATGATAAATTAGCTACAGATTTATTTTTCTTAGGATTACATGATGAAAAAAACAGATACGGAAATAAAGACTTTACCACATCTCCATATATAAAAACTCAAGGATGA
- a CDS encoding YceD family protein: MNIDLSRFLDQTTASLHFDETLELDSIEVNGRKIIFTESINVVGDIYKVEGSDYLSGKVHFKYIENCARCLKEFTQEVSTVLSGKLIEKSQTKDFDDEDEDAIYYEDSSIDLRDLVINTIILSIPMKGLCSEDCKGLCSKCGKNLNEGNCDCVIEDVDPRLAKLKEFFK, translated from the coding sequence ATGAATATAGATCTATCAAGGTTTCTTGACCAAACTACTGCAAGCTTACATTTTGATGAGACTCTTGAACTTGATAGTATTGAAGTCAATGGAAGAAAAATAATATTTACTGAATCAATAAATGTAGTAGGAGATATATACAAAGTAGAGGGTAGTGACTATTTAAGCGGTAAAGTTCACTTTAAATATATAGAAAATTGTGCACGTTGCTTAAAAGAATTTACTCAAGAAGTAAGTACTGTTTTGTCAGGAAAACTTATAGAAAAATCGCAAACTAAAGATTTTGACGATGAAGATGAAGATGCAATCTATTATGAAGATTCAAGTATAGATTTGAGAGATTTAGTTATAAATACTATTATTTTATCTATACCTATGAAGGGACTTTGTAGTGAAGATTGCAAAGGACTATGTTCAAAATGTGGAAAGAATTTAAATGAAGGAAATTGTGATTGCGTAATAGAAGACGTTGATCCAAGACTTGCAAAATTGAAGGAATTTTTTAAGTAG
- a CDS encoding acetate/propionate family kinase, which translates to MNILVINCGSSSLKYQLIDMNEEKVLAKGLAERIGIEGSRIKHKTTGKEEVIIEKPMSNHKVVLELVLNALVDPEHGAIKSMDEISAVGHRVVHGGEKFASSVKIDDKVMKALNECVELAPLHNPPNIMGIEACKELMPNTPMVGVFDTAFHQTMPNSNYIYPLPYELYEKYGIRKYGFHGTSHKYVSKRTAEILKKDIKDLKIITCHLGNGASICAVQNGQSVDTSMGFTPLEGLAMGTRSGDMDPAIIPFVMEKEKLSLEEVNNLLNKKSGVLGISGVSSDFRDIEEAAQNGNKRAKLALDVFVNRVKKYIGAYMMLMGGVDAIVFTAGIGENSVEIREMVCSGLEGLNIELDAEKNKIRGKEAIVSKDSSKVKILVVPTNEELMIARDTKELA; encoded by the coding sequence ATGAACATATTAGTCATAAATTGTGGAAGTTCTTCATTGAAATATCAGCTAATAGATATGAATGAGGAAAAAGTATTGGCAAAAGGCTTAGCTGAAAGAATAGGAATAGAAGGTTCAAGAATAAAACATAAAACCACTGGAAAAGAAGAAGTAATTATTGAAAAGCCTATGTCTAATCATAAAGTAGTTTTAGAGCTTGTATTAAATGCATTAGTTGATCCAGAACATGGTGCTATTAAGTCAATGGATGAAATAAGTGCAGTTGGTCATAGAGTTGTACATGGTGGAGAAAAATTTGCAAGTTCAGTAAAAATTGATGATAAAGTGATGAAAGCATTAAATGAATGTGTAGAGTTAGCTCCACTACATAATCCACCAAATATAATGGGAATAGAAGCTTGCAAAGAATTGATGCCAAATACTCCAATGGTTGGCGTATTTGATACAGCATTTCATCAGACAATGCCAAATTCTAATTATATTTATCCATTGCCATATGAATTATATGAAAAATATGGTATAAGAAAATACGGTTTTCATGGAACATCTCATAAATATGTTTCAAAGAGAACTGCAGAAATACTTAAGAAGGATATAAAGGATTTAAAGATAATCACATGTCATTTGGGAAATGGTGCAAGTATCTGTGCTGTTCAAAATGGACAGTCTGTTGATACAAGTATGGGCTTTACACCTCTTGAAGGCCTAGCAATGGGAACTAGAAGCGGAGATATGGATCCAGCTATAATTCCCTTTGTTATGGAAAAAGAAAAATTGTCATTGGAAGAAGTAAACAATCTCCTAAATAAAAAATCAGGAGTGTTGGGAATTTCAGGAGTAAGCAGTGATTTCAGAGATATAGAAGAAGCTGCTCAAAATGGAAACAAAAGAGCTAAACTTGCGTTAGATGTATTTGTAAATAGAGTTAAGAAATATATTGGAGCCTATATGATGTTGATGGGCGGAGTTGATGCTATAGTATTTACAGCAGGCATAGGAGAAAATTCAGTAGAAATTAGAGAAATGGTTTGTAGTGGATTAGAAGGATTAAATATAGAATTAGATGCTGAAAAAAATAAAATTAGGGGAAAAGAAGCTATAGTTAGTAAAGATTCTTCAAAAGTTAAGATATTAGTTGTACCAACCAATGAAGAATTGATGATAGCAAGAGATACCAAAGAATTAGCTTAG
- the plsX gene encoding phosphate acyltransferase PlsX — protein MKIVVDSMGGDNGVKEVVRGSIDAVNELGVDIALVGKKDILENELHKNNYHGNKIEIIHADEVIQNDESPAIAIRKKKNSSMVVGLNSLKEGTGDAFISAGNTGALLAGGIFIVKRIKDIERAAIVSIYPTKNGVSILLDAGANVDSKPEYLEQFAIMGSVYCEKVLRIASPKVGLVNVGAEKEKGNILVKEAYNLLENANINFYGNVEARDIPEGIVDVIVCDGFVGNVILKLTEGLGQSIFSTLKEQFAENFSSKLGALLLKSQLKEFKQRFDYREYGGAPLLGLKKPVIKAHGSSDALAFKNAIRQAKIMVEEDVINKIELDINNIEI, from the coding sequence ATGAAGATTGTTGTAGATAGTATGGGAGGAGACAATGGAGTTAAAGAAGTAGTTCGGGGAAGCATTGATGCAGTAAATGAATTAGGAGTAGATATAGCTTTAGTTGGTAAAAAAGATATCTTAGAAAATGAATTACATAAAAATAATTATCATGGAAATAAAATAGAAATAATTCATGCAGATGAAGTAATACAAAATGATGAGTCACCTGCTATAGCTATAAGAAAAAAGAAAAATTCTTCTATGGTAGTAGGATTAAATAGTCTAAAAGAAGGTACTGGCGATGCTTTTATATCTGCTGGAAATACGGGGGCCCTTTTAGCTGGGGGAATATTTATAGTTAAAAGAATTAAAGACATAGAGAGGGCTGCTATAGTTTCTATATATCCTACCAAAAATGGAGTTTCAATATTGTTGGATGCAGGGGCTAATGTAGATTCTAAACCTGAATATTTAGAACAATTTGCTATAATGGGTTCTGTTTATTGTGAAAAAGTATTAAGAATTGCTTCGCCCAAAGTAGGATTAGTAAATGTAGGGGCTGAAAAAGAAAAGGGAAATATTTTAGTTAAAGAAGCTTACAATTTACTTGAAAATGCAAATATTAATTTTTATGGAAATGTTGAAGCTAGAGATATACCAGAAGGTATAGTAGATGTTATAGTTTGTGATGGTTTTGTTGGTAATGTTATACTTAAGCTTACTGAAGGTTTAGGTCAATCAATTTTTTCAACTTTGAAAGAACAATTTGCCGAGAATTTTTCATCAAAACTTGGAGCATTGTTGCTAAAATCTCAGCTTAAGGAATTTAAACAGAGATTTGATTATAGAGAATATGGTGGTGCACCACTTTTAGGTTTAAAAAAACCAGTTATAAAAGCTCACGGTAGTTCTGATGCATTA
- the rpmF gene encoding 50S ribosomal protein L32, which translates to MAVPKRKVSKARRDRRRASAYRLQKTTIVECPQCHEPKLPHRVCRACGYYDNKEVIEVE; encoded by the coding sequence ATGGCTGTACCAAAAAGAAAAGTTTCTAAAGCTAGAAGAGATAGAAGAAGAGCTTCTGCATATAGACTACAAAAAACAACAATAGTTGAATGTCCACAATGTCATGAACCTAAATTGCCTCATAGAGTTTGTAGAGCATGTGGGTATTATGACAACAAAGAAGTAATAGAAGTCGAATAA